The genomic window tatatatatatatatatttatttttttacccttctttgtgaagcattggaaaacctccctcgtcgttgtgtttgaatctgtgtttgtAATACACTGCTCGACAGAGGGACTTTATAGATAATTGTGTGTGGGGTAAAAGATAATGtaagtcatttaaaaatcatgttaaacactattgttgCACACAGTGAGACCATGcaacgtattatgtgacttgttaagcacagttttactcctgaacatatttcGGCTTGCTctaacaaagggtttgaatactaattgactcaagacatttaagctttttattttttataatttgtaaaaaatgtctaaaaacctaatttcactttgacattatggggtattgtttgtaggccactgacacaaaatctcaattgaatccattttaaattcaggctgtaacacaacaaaaaaatgtggaagaattcaagtggtgtgaatactttctgaagggactgtAGTTACAGCAGATAATTATAGACTAACGTGTGACATTTACTTAAATAAATATGTTACTTAAACATGCTTGGTTAACTCACGTTCCCTTCCCCAAAAGGGAATGCATCTGTCTGTGTCTTCCGGCACATAGTCATGTTTATTCTATATCAATCCATATGCACAGTAAATCAAATACAGGAAAATAATTCATTTTCACTCTACCATAGTCCAGTGGTGGCTGGTGCTGCTAGAAACTAAGAAGGCAAGATACCGATACTGTCAGGTTTGTTCAGAGGCTTGTCAAGAGGTTTGTTTTTATGTGACTTTAAAGTGCCTCACAAAAGACATAAGGTTGGTCAATCGTTGTTTCGTAATCTGACGTCAAATTTTGGCTAGAAAAACTGGCCAGGCAGGTTGAGCGCACCAATGTCTGTGGTGGGGAAGCTTGTTACCAGTAAACTtttgtgttgtagcctgtgattCACGGGACACAGCGGTGAGATGCTGAAAAAAATATTCTGCTGCCTTGTGCTTTTATGTCTCTTATCTTTCTCAGTATATTTCTGGTATCAGTTGAGATACTCAAATGTTACTGAATCGAGTAGGAATGCTTTGCTGTCCAGTTTGAAGTATTCCCAAAGTGAAGATGGATTAATAAAATCAGGAGTTGATTATAGAGGTATCCGCTTGGAGTTAGACTTAGGGAAAGAAAATCTAACGAAGGAAAATGGTAAGTTCTGTGCTATATAACTTCTAAATATATGCAAATATATGGATATTCGGACACTACTATGATTATGTTTAAAAAGTAAGGTCACTGAAGACCAAAGACATTTGACAATAAGCAAGAGATTTTTTAAATTatgtcattttttattttatttttttatttcacctttatttaaccaggtaggctagttgagaacaagttctcatttgcaactgcgacctggccaagataaagcttagcagtgtgaacagacaacacagagttacacatggagtaaacaattaacaagtcaataacacagtacaaaaaaggcgagtctatatacattgtgtgcaaaaggcatgaggaggtaggcgaataattacaattttgcagattagcactggagtgataaatgatcagatggtcatgtacaggtagagatactggtgtgcaaaagagcagaaaagtaaataaataaaaacagtgtggggatgaggtaggtgaaaatgggtgggttatttaccaatagactatgtacagctgcagtgatcggttagctgctcagatagcacatgtttgaagttggtgaaggagataaaagtctccaacttcagggatttttgcaattcgttccagtcacaggcagcagagtactggaacgaaaggcggccaaatgaggtgttggctttagggatgatcagtgagatacacctgctggagcgcgtgctccggatgggtgttgccatcgtgaccagtgaactgagataagggcACATGTATGGCATAGTAAGCTAAAAGGCTGTGGTTGATGAAATGATTTGATCATTAGTTTTCATATAGCGTTATATTTCTTAAATGGTGTCCCTTCAGAGGGCAAGAACaggatgtacagtgcattcggaaagtattcataccccttccctttttccacattttgttacgttacagcctaattctaaaattgattaaatacatattttccctcatcaatctacacacaataccccttaatgacaaagcgaaaacaggtttagacatttttgcaaatgtataaaaaataaaaacagaaataccttatttacataagtattcagacactttgctatgagaatcaacatatcaattgattggacctgatttggaaaggcacacacctgtctacataagatcccacagttgacagtgcatgtcagagaaaagaccaagcaatgaggtcgaaggaattgtccatagagctccgagacaggattgtgtcgagccacaaatctggtgaagggtaccaaaaaatgtctgcatcattgaaggtccccagtggcctccatcaaacttaaatggaagaagtttggaaccaccaagactcttcctagagctgtccgcctggccaaactgagcaatcgggagagaaggatCTTGGTCAGGGAGTAGACCAAGATTCCAATGGTTACTctgtgtcatgcataggtgtataggtggcagggaagtcaggcgcaggagagtcaaacggagtgtaaaatggagtcttttaataaagttcacggagtatgctccataacactaaaatgtacataaacaaacaaacatgggtacgaggacccaacgcgcacctatacaacatcaaactatagtgacaataaaacaatctctgacaaagacatgaggggaaacagagggttaaatacacaacaggtaatgaatgggacgaagacaagacaaaaccaatggaaaatgaaaaaaggatcaatgatggctagaagaccggcgacgtcgaacgccgagcaccgcccgaacaaggagaggcaacgacttcggcagaagtcgtgacactctgacagaactccagagttcctctgaatAATATGTGACTTATCAACATTAGTTCATTAGACACTTGTTCATTTTGAATAACGGTGTAACAATTAAAACAAGTTTAAACACTTCCCTTCAAAGAATCAACACTTTATCACTTCAAAATGTACAAATACGCAGTGGCCATTTTAGCATggaaatcttggtggggcaaactcaacCAATTGTTTTtttatgcatgccagcaaagccactacacaacacaacactaaacaatacattaattgcactataacggtgacaaacagtggccataaactgttagggcctacataaagctgtcccaacagcagagctttcccTTCAGCaacatggagtgaatccttaccactgccacacctgatatggctgacttgcttgaATGAAGAAAGTTTATACTGACTCCTTGTGGACTTGTGTAAGTCGATAAGAACTGCATTCTCCAATGATCATGAACCATACACAAACATTATTACATTTATGTTCAGTAAATTCATTTATGTTTGTTAATTCCTCATTAACACTTAGCTCCAAGTATAAGCAAGTGCAAGCAAACGAGCTGCCTTTCGTTCAGCACTTTCAAAATGGACACCAACAGAAATTGTGAGTCCgtgtaacttattatgtgatttgttaagccacattttactcctgaactaatttaggcttggctaaacaaagggtctgaatactgatgcaACAACTAGATTTTAGTTatcttaaaaaaatataaaatatgtcttccgctttgacattacagagtattttgtgtacaTTATTGACAACAAATGTCgattaaatccatttgaatcccgttttgtaacacaatcaaattTGAAGAAATCCAAGGCATCATTTTATTCACATTTTCTTTTGTCCAACACCTGAAACAATTTAATATTTGATTTTTCAGAAACTACAGAGACCAAAACCCAAGAATTAAAGAAATGCCCAGATCCCTCTCAACTTCTAGGTATATGGTAACGTAGAAAACAATAAATTAAATTCTTTATTAATACCAATAAGTACTGATACCATTTCTAAAGGCATCAAGTCACCACATGAATAGATTTTAAGTTGATTTAATGTAGCTTTTCTCCTGATCTGCAGTGGGGCCTCTCAGGGTTCAGTTCTCTACGCCTGTCAGCTTGGATACAGTGAGGAAGGAGAACCCAGGCCTGCAGGAAGGAGGTCGCTATAAACCACATGACTGTGTCGCCCTCCAAAAGGTTGCTCTCATCATTCCCTTCCGCCTTCGTGACGAGCACCTCAAGTTCTGGCTCTACTACCTCCATCCCATCCTTCAGCGCCAACAGCTGGACTATGGCGTCTATGTTATCAATCAGGTACAGTACAACACACATTTGGAAATGTAAAACTTAAATTTAACACTTACATTTAAACACTTGAATGAAACACTTAGGGCCTGTTTCCGGGAAACAAATTAAGCCTAATCCTGGACTATGTAGCGATTACAGCGGAGATTCTCCATTCAACATGCTATTAAGACCAGAATTAGGCCTAATGTGTTTACAGAAAACTGGCCCTTAAATGACGTAGAGCCTGATTCCGCTCTAGGTTTCTGCTTTTttagggagttttttctagccactgtcatgacgttggcctgggaggtaggtttatgacagtcataaatacctcttcccccctttttcctctctctaccctactgacgttacatttgcaaaacccttggttaacatagagattctgggaacatcagaaggtggggggaaattaactatattctggtaatccgaccaacgtaacatatgcggtggtacttaatgaatatgatgtcagttcggttgtcatctgagacattctcatcaatgataagatgacatgaactctacagtggaaagtctacacatcatagttatcggattcacatggaattgttgttcaatttaaatgtttgaatatgaaattatttgtgatgggatgaaatgtgattctaaaatgtgagattgggttttcataagatacggctctgctcaatcagtggcccgcctctgtgaagggacatgggttagaacacttttcaaacacgccctcctctcccttcctatataagcccttgacgacaatataacctcctgtttcgaggacgtgaggacgacggtcctatgtcagaatggttcagataataactacagaacgaagccaacatcagcgtgagctttggttgcgaatggtatgaacttgaactcttattcactacagaagtgatacctcctagccgttgagttagcaacagcagatgcaaacaagggttaggaaggaacagacagagtatcccgtctatcaaacaacaacgttactacaacgtatacaattgacaaccagagacattcttcaaaggactcggttgggcaacatggccttccatctaccaccaacctaccaaagCCCAGCTcggagtaaatatttattgcattttccttttccaaatgggcggtaatttagaatgcataagatactgtatttacgatagcacagctttttccctttgttcctcagtcttcccgctctttcactcaaatccagccccttttcttttgtgtaacaagctgtcatatctgttccgcccgctagggaggttttcctttatgacgtaatttgaaatgaagttatgatttaattatgtgtatgtgtaattctgtgtgattagttaggtatttagtaaataaataattaattaaacccaattttctATTGCtggttcaacttgttagccagggtttgtgcagataaccaagaatttacaacttttagctgagactgaattaagatgacgattaatattgactgctattgatgtaaaatattactaggtctttaagagtttattcggaagataacagctctataaatattattttgtggtgcccaactctctagttaattacatttacatgaatagctcaatcaggtaatattaattacggagaaatgtcatatcacttaatccggcatagccaaagacacgacagcactgtgcttctacatttgcattgcttgctgtttggggtttcaggctggatttctgtatagcactttgtgacatctgctgaatTAAAAAgtgctttatgaatacatttgattggtttACAGTAAGATGTTTAATCTTCATCTTGAGGATGCCTTTTACCTTTGTTAGGATGGAGACAACACATTCAACAGGGCCAAGCTGATGAACATTGGCTATGCTGAGGCCCTGAAGGAGTATGACTACGACTGCTTTGTGTTCAGTGACGTGGACATCATCCCCATGGATGACCGCAACACCTACAAATGCTTCAGCCAGCCCagacacctgtctgtctccatggaCAAGTTTGGCTTCAAGTACGTGTCAAGTCCTATCGCAGTGCCACAGTACGGTGTAGACCTCAACCAATAACCTTTATTTTGGAGTGAACTATCACTTTAAATGTTTAAATGCTGACTCATTGTTATGACCATGGTAAATGCCAGAGTGGTTGTTAATGTTTCCTCATACCTACAGTATTACCAAGGGGAAAAGGACTCGATTCAATCTGTTTCGCTGAACCGTTAAGAGATTTAAATGCACAATTGAACTGTGAAGGTATTTTCCACTTGAACCGACATATGCCTCTGTTACCGTGAATACAGTCTCCACTAACACAGGAACATTGCTTTTAATTTAACTCTGGCTCCAACGCAAAACTTTAGCGCTACGGATTGAATACATCCTTAACACTTCAATTCCTACCTTCGGAGGCACAGGAAACTATAATATATGATAACATATGACATTTAGaaaacacttttatccaaagtgacttagtcatgcatgcatacattttattgtccccaagaATCAAACCCACTATTTTGACATTGCAAGCTCCGTGCTCTACTCGCTGAGCTACAGTGGACCACCAAGGGAGAGCCCGTCACGTGCAACGCCACAACCACTCGGCCATCACAGCTGCTAGTATTTCCAGTATATCTGTATATTTGATTGTCTTCGTCTCCTCCATAGGTTGCCCTATAATCAGTACTTTGGCGGTGTCTCATCGTTGAGTAAAGAGCAGATCATGAAAATCAACGGCTTTCCCAACAACTACTGGGGCTGGGGTGGTGAAGATGACGACATTTTCAACAGGTCAGAAAACGTTTAACCTCATAGACATGTAGCACATCGTAACTGTTGATCTTACTTACGTTTGCCTGCTCATAAAATCACATGATGCACACTGGATGATGTTATCAGTATCTCCGGATGACGCCATCAGAAACACATCTTTCCCTTATCACTTATATTTCCGACGACAAAACATTGACACCTGCCATCGTCACATTATGTTGACATTGCGGGGGTGCTGGAGAGGATgcattttgttaaaaaaaaagtgATTAAAAAATATAGAATTTTTTATCAAATTCCTATCACTGGTCTGATTTCCATAGGGTGAATAACAGAAAAATGTCTATCTCTCGTCCGGACGGCGTAGTCGGAAAATGCCGGATGATCCGTCACGAGAGAGACAAAAATAACAACGACAATCATCAGAGGTAAAGCTTTAGAACAACCGCGTTCACTAAATTCCCCCTCAAGTTTTGAACTACCACCCGTTCCCCAACTACACTCCAAATGTTGATGACAGTTGATTATTTTGCCTTGCAGGTTCAAGAGAATAGCTCACACGTTAAAGACGATGGATACCGATGGCCTCAACTCTCTCGAGTACGAAGTTGTTGCAGTTGAAAAGCATGACCTGTTCACAAAGATTACAGTAGACGTGGGGGTGCCACCCGAAGATTAAGAAGAAATGGACAAAGGATGAATGAGGAAGAGATGGACAAGCAGGGCCCTGCGTGCCCGTTTGTAAATCCGGCCCTGTGAAGAAGGCAGGAACCATCTGGAATGAGGTCAAAAAAACTGCCCAGAACAGTACGAGAGATGCTTGGTAAGAGGGCAGCGCACAATCTATTTGTTGCATTAACCAATAACCTATTGCAGAGGCTGCAGCGGTTGTGATGCAAACATGACTTAGCATGAATCTTTGAGGAGGTGTCATGATATCCACCTACTAATTGGCACTTTTGTCCCTCGAGCGGCCCAATTGGCAGAGCATTGTGTAGTGCTGCCTTCAACTGCTTTCTCCATAACTCGGAGAAACAAGGTCACAACTCTGAAATAACCCCCCTCCAAGTTCCAATTACAAGTGGGAAAGTCTGAGATGATTCTGATACCCAAGTTGCGACGATTGATCTCTGACCTTTCACCTTTTCAAGGAGCAAACTTTAGGTTTACAAATACTGTATTTTTGCCCTACACTAGTCTACATCAAGCAAAGGCTATGGGATGTAAAGGTTTCAGAGATGCTTGTTGATATTTTTGTTGATCGAATGTGTTGCCTTTCCTCCTTTAAGTTATTTTCTGTGTGTAAATCTTTTGTAGATATTGGGCTATTAGAGTGTGGCTACTGTGTGAGCCATGGGAAACTCCAACAAAATGTTCAACTGTTCAAAATAAAATGACAGAGACCTCTTCTTTATTTGCCAATTGCTTTATTATCTGGTCATGATGATGTCATTTGTTTGGTGATGTCAGATCCCACTAGCAGCTCTCCTCCTTCATGACTAAGATGTCCGTTCTGGTTTCCCTGTAGAGAAAGGAATGTTCATGCCATGATTTATTTATTATGTCGTTGGGTATGAATTATGTTCAATATGGATGTATTACACATTCAAATGGAATTCAATGAAACCTGCTCTCAT from Oncorhynchus masou masou isolate Uvic2021 chromosome 20, UVic_Omas_1.1, whole genome shotgun sequence includes these protein-coding regions:
- the LOC135506839 gene encoding beta-1,4-galactosyltransferase 1-like isoform X2; translated protein: MLKKIFCCLVLLCLLSFSVYFWYQLRYSNVTESSRNALLSSLKYSQSEDGLIKSGVDYRGIRLELDLGKENLTKENETTETKTQELKKCPDPSQLLVGPLRVQFSTPVSLDTVRKENPGLQEGGRYKPHDCVALQKVALIIPFRLRDEHLKFWLYYLHPILQRQQLDYGVYVINQDGDNTFNRAKLMNIGYAEALKEYDYDCFVFSDVDIIPMDDRNTYKCFSQPRHLSVSMDKFGFKLPYNQYFGGVSSLSKEQIMKINGFPNNYWGWGGEDDDIFNSRKMPDDPSRERQK
- the LOC135506839 gene encoding beta-1,4-galactosyltransferase 1-like isoform X1, with product MLKKIFCCLVLLCLLSFSVYFWYQLRYSNVTESSRNALLSSLKYSQSEDGLIKSGVDYRGIRLELDLGKENLTKENETTETKTQELKKCPDPSQLLVGPLRVQFSTPVSLDTVRKENPGLQEGGRYKPHDCVALQKVALIIPFRLRDEHLKFWLYYLHPILQRQQLDYGVYVINQDGDNTFNRAKLMNIGYAEALKEYDYDCFVFSDVDIIPMDDRNTYKCFSQPRHLSVSMDKFGFKLPYNQYFGGVSSLSKEQIMKINGFPNNYWGWGGEDDDIFNRVNNRKMSISRPDGVVGKCRMIRHERDKNNNDNHQRFKRIAHTLKTMDTDGLNSLEYEVVAVEKHDLFTKITVDVGVPPED